Proteins from one Mycolicibacter virginiensis genomic window:
- the rsmA gene encoding 16S rRNA (adenine(1518)-N(6)/adenine(1519)-N(6))-dimethyltransferase RsmA gives MAGVQREALTIGLLGAGDIRALANELDLRPRKSLGQNFVHDANTVRRIVDGAGITADDHVLEVGPGLGSLTLALLEHGPTVIAVEKDPVLAARLPQTIAEHAPADAARLEVLGADVLTLRRDEVATAPTAVVANLPYNVAVPALLHLLSEFGSIRTVTVMVQLEVAERLAAEPGGKDYGVPSAKARFFGAVRRCGTVPPSVFWPVPRVNSGLVRIDRYDAAPWPVDDAFRRQVFTLIDVAFAQRRKTIRNAFADWAGSGARSAELLEAAGIDPMSRGETLAIDDFVRLLQISTGLGGPACDSSARDNSATKSAQDS, from the coding sequence CTGGCCGGTGTGCAGCGGGAGGCGCTGACCATCGGGCTACTCGGGGCCGGTGACATCAGGGCCCTGGCAAACGAACTCGACCTGCGGCCCCGGAAATCGCTGGGGCAGAACTTCGTTCACGACGCAAACACGGTGCGCCGGATTGTGGACGGCGCCGGTATCACCGCCGACGACCATGTCCTCGAAGTCGGGCCCGGGCTGGGCTCGTTGACCCTGGCGTTGCTCGAGCACGGCCCGACGGTGATCGCCGTCGAGAAGGATCCGGTGCTGGCCGCCCGATTGCCGCAGACCATCGCCGAACACGCGCCCGCTGACGCGGCCCGGCTCGAGGTGCTCGGCGCCGATGTCTTGACCCTGCGCCGCGACGAGGTGGCGACCGCGCCGACGGCGGTGGTGGCGAATCTGCCTTACAACGTGGCGGTTCCGGCGTTGCTGCACCTGCTGTCGGAGTTCGGCTCCATCCGCACCGTGACGGTCATGGTGCAGTTGGAGGTGGCCGAGCGACTGGCCGCCGAGCCGGGGGGCAAGGACTACGGGGTGCCCAGCGCCAAGGCGCGGTTCTTCGGTGCGGTGCGTCGTTGCGGCACGGTACCGCCCAGCGTGTTCTGGCCGGTGCCGCGGGTGAATTCCGGGCTGGTGCGCATCGACCGGTACGACGCCGCTCCGTGGCCGGTCGATGATGCATTTCGTCGACAGGTCTTCACTTTGATCGACGTCGCGTTTGCGCAGCGTCGCAAGACTATCCGCAACGCGTTCGCCGACTGGGCGGGATCGGGAGCGCGGTCTGCCGAGTTGTTGGAGGCCGCGGGCATCGATCCGATGAGCCGCGGCGAGACACTGGCGATCGACGATTTCGTGCGCCTGCTTCAGATCTCGACAGGCTTGGGCGGCCCGGCGTGCGACAGCAGCGCGCGGGACAACTCCGCGACGAAGTCGGCGCAGGACTCGTAG
- a CDS encoding serine/threonine-protein kinase, which yields MNAAGDYGGYLIEREVGHGGHAGVYLAHHRSSPDVPVALKVLDESHRSPAEQGRLDREFAFANALKHRHIVAVYRHGPFWLAMQYVDGGKATGLRTLDDRLAALAQIAAALDYAHRRGIVHCDVKPANILIHADFGRGGAVLTDFGAAHAVVEDVWHRARHSERPEVSLPYTAPEILQGKAPSAATDEYALACTAVELLTGAPPFPAQCAADLADAHLRLLPPPLSDTLGPAARAADVVVQRALAKFPARRYESCADFVAELSRALLSHAGPPKPVEI from the coding sequence ATGAACGCAGCCGGCGACTACGGCGGCTACCTGATCGAGCGGGAGGTCGGCCACGGCGGGCACGCCGGGGTGTATCTGGCCCACCACCGCAGCAGCCCCGACGTGCCAGTGGCGCTGAAGGTCCTCGACGAGTCGCACCGCTCCCCCGCGGAGCAGGGCCGGCTGGACCGCGAGTTCGCGTTCGCGAACGCCCTCAAGCACCGCCACATTGTCGCGGTGTACCGACACGGGCCGTTCTGGTTGGCGATGCAGTACGTCGACGGCGGTAAGGCGACCGGTCTCCGCACCCTCGATGACCGCCTGGCCGCGCTGGCCCAGATCGCAGCCGCGCTCGACTACGCACACCGTCGCGGCATCGTGCACTGTGACGTCAAGCCCGCCAACATCCTGATCCACGCCGACTTCGGCCGGGGCGGTGCGGTGCTGACCGATTTCGGAGCGGCCCACGCCGTCGTCGAAGACGTGTGGCACCGGGCCCGACATTCCGAACGCCCCGAAGTCTCATTGCCCTACACCGCGCCGGAGATCCTGCAGGGCAAGGCCCCGTCGGCAGCCACCGACGAATACGCCTTGGCCTGCACGGCTGTCGAGCTGCTTACCGGAGCGCCACCTTTCCCCGCTCAGTGCGCCGCCGATCTGGCCGATGCGCACCTGCGGCTGCTACCGCCGCCGCTGTCCGACACGCTCGGTCCGGCGGCGCGAGCCGCCGACGTGGTGGTGCAACGTGCGCTGGCGAAGTTTCCGGCGCGCCGCTACGAGTCCTGCGCCGACTTCGTCGCGGAGTTGTCCCGCGCGCTGCTGTCGCACGCCGGGCCGCCCAAGCCTGTCGAGATCTGA
- a CDS encoding PE-PPE domain-containing protein produces the protein MTTLSHRKLSSIGAVPLTLTAIAALGVAPVVAPTLAATAKTVVAQTTLLDTESWIMGGSGLPIPPPQYLTALTDRFISPETPKFEGQPTFQVDATNPLFTPEGLYPLTGVKTLPLDTSLAQGSTILYQKIMEEVGKGNDLVVLGYSQSGVINGLVMDQLLALPEDERPTSDQLSFVTLGSPANPNGGLLSRFDVPGVPLSLPALGVTFSGGAPSETPWETANYIQEYDGFADFPKYPLNFLADINAFLGIMFIHGTYPSLTDAQLATAIELDTSGDYTGNNQYFMIPTEDLPLLQLLRGNAFGNAFADLLQPALRVLINLGYGNIEHGWDQGPADISTPFGLFPDVNPMDVLTALVNGAEQGWNDFIADLQNMGSGSATDLFGLDGGGPADFSLPSLMDVVNTLSGAAATLYATLLPTADIINSLITTLPAYSASLFFNELMSGDLLGAIGMPLAATTGLVTMAGGFEVEVLMNAFSSISADFADLFS, from the coding sequence ATGACAACTCTGTCCCATCGCAAACTGAGTTCCATCGGTGCCGTGCCTCTGACGCTGACCGCCATTGCCGCCCTCGGTGTCGCGCCGGTGGTGGCGCCCACCCTGGCCGCGACTGCCAAAACAGTGGTCGCGCAAACGACTTTGCTGGACACCGAATCGTGGATCATGGGCGGCAGCGGGCTGCCGATCCCGCCGCCGCAGTACCTGACCGCCCTCACCGATCGGTTCATCTCGCCGGAGACCCCGAAGTTCGAGGGCCAGCCCACTTTTCAGGTGGACGCCACCAACCCGTTGTTCACCCCGGAGGGTCTCTACCCGCTGACCGGCGTGAAGACGCTGCCGCTCGACACCTCGCTGGCCCAGGGCTCCACCATCCTGTACCAGAAGATCATGGAAGAGGTCGGCAAAGGCAATGACCTTGTCGTACTAGGCTATTCGCAGAGTGGTGTCATCAACGGGCTGGTCATGGACCAGCTGCTGGCCCTGCCCGAGGACGAGCGTCCGACCTCCGATCAGCTGTCGTTCGTGACGCTGGGCAGCCCGGCCAACCCCAACGGTGGCCTGCTGTCCCGCTTCGACGTTCCCGGGGTTCCGCTGAGCCTGCCCGCCCTCGGCGTCACGTTCAGCGGAGGTGCACCGTCTGAGACGCCTTGGGAGACAGCCAATTACATCCAGGAGTACGACGGCTTCGCGGACTTCCCGAAGTACCCGCTGAACTTCCTGGCTGACATCAACGCCTTCCTGGGCATCATGTTCATTCACGGCACCTACCCCTCGCTGACCGACGCCCAGCTGGCGACGGCGATCGAGTTGGACACCTCCGGCGACTACACCGGCAACAACCAGTACTTCATGATTCCCACCGAGGACCTGCCGCTGCTGCAGCTGTTGCGCGGCAACGCATTCGGCAACGCGTTCGCCGACCTGTTGCAGCCGGCCCTGCGGGTGCTGATCAACCTCGGCTACGGCAACATCGAGCACGGTTGGGACCAGGGCCCGGCGGACATCTCCACGCCGTTCGGACTGTTCCCCGACGTGAACCCGATGGACGTGCTCACCGCACTGGTCAACGGTGCCGAACAGGGTTGGAATGACTTCATCGCCGACCTGCAGAACATGGGGTCCGGCAGCGCGACCGACCTGTTCGGCCTGGACGGTGGCGGCCCCGCGGACTTCTCTCTGCCGAGCCTGATGGATGTGGTCAACACCCTCAGCGGTGCCGCGGCGACCTTGTACGCGACGTTGCTGCCGACCGCCGACATCATCAATTCGCTGATCACCACGCTGCCGGCCTACAGCGCGAGCCTGTTCTTCAACGAGCTGATGTCCGGTGATCTGCTGGGGGCGATCGGGATGCCGCTGGCGGCCACCACCGGGTTGGTCACCATGGCCGGCGGGTTCGAGGTGGAGGTTCTGATGAACGCCTTCAGCTCGATCAGCGCCGACTTCGCCGACCTGTTCTCCTGA
- a CDS encoding 4-(cytidine 5'-diphospho)-2-C-methyl-D-erythritol kinase codes for MTASDGNAATEWSPTGSVTVRVPGKLNLYLAVGDCRDDGYHELTTVFHAVSLVDEVTVRDADVLSLRVSGEGADVLPTDERNLAWQAAELMAEYVGRAPDVAISIDKSIPVAGGMAGGSADAAAVLVGMNVLWELGVPRRDLHSLAARLGSDVPFALHGGTALGTGRGEELATVLTRETFHWVLAFADRGLSTPAVFKELDRLRDTGRKLPESGDPEPVLAALAAGDPQRLAGLLGNDLQAAAISLNPDLRRTLRAGVEAGALAGVVSGSGPTCAFLCSSAQSAADVAVELSALGAGRAVRVASGPVYGARVVPSSVSGA; via the coding sequence GTGACCGCATCCGACGGCAATGCCGCCACCGAATGGTCCCCGACCGGTTCGGTGACGGTGCGGGTACCGGGCAAGCTCAACCTCTACCTGGCCGTCGGTGACTGTCGCGATGACGGTTACCACGAGCTGACCACCGTCTTCCATGCGGTTTCGTTGGTCGACGAGGTGACCGTCCGCGACGCCGACGTGCTGTCGTTGCGGGTCAGCGGCGAGGGTGCCGATGTGCTGCCCACCGATGAGCGCAACCTGGCGTGGCAGGCCGCCGAGCTGATGGCCGAGTATGTAGGCCGGGCTCCGGACGTGGCCATCAGCATCGACAAGTCCATTCCGGTGGCCGGTGGCATGGCTGGCGGCAGTGCCGACGCCGCGGCGGTGCTGGTCGGCATGAACGTGCTGTGGGAACTGGGCGTACCGCGCCGCGACCTGCACTCACTGGCCGCCAGGTTGGGCAGCGACGTGCCGTTCGCGCTGCACGGCGGCACGGCGTTGGGCACCGGGCGCGGTGAGGAACTGGCGACGGTGCTCACCCGCGAGACGTTCCACTGGGTGCTGGCGTTCGCCGACCGGGGGCTGTCGACGCCGGCGGTCTTCAAAGAACTGGACCGGCTGCGCGACACCGGGCGCAAGCTGCCCGAGTCGGGCGATCCCGAGCCGGTGCTGGCCGCGTTGGCCGCCGGCGACCCACAGCGGCTGGCCGGATTGCTCGGCAATGACCTGCAGGCGGCGGCGATCAGCCTCAACCCTGACCTGCGCCGCACCTTGCGCGCCGGCGTGGAGGCGGGTGCCCTGGCCGGTGTGGTGTCCGGATCCGGTCCGACGTGCGCGTTCCTGTGCAGTTCGGCGCAGTCGGCGGCGGACGTCGCCGTCGAGCTGTCGGCGCTCGGGGCGGGACGGGCGGTGCGCGTGGCCAGCGGTCCGGTCTACGGCGCCCGAGTGGTGCCGTCGTCGGTCAGTGGGGCCTGA
- a CDS encoding fatty acyl-AMP ligase, with protein MSRFTDNMFRSARESSKGMVTGEPHTPVRHTWAEVHERARRIAGGLAAAGVGPGDAVGVLAGAPVEIAPTAQGVWMRAASLTMLHQPTPRTDLAVWAEDTMTVVDMIDAKAVIISDPFMPAAPVLEEKGLKVVTVADLLAAEPIDPEEAGEDDLALMQLTSGSTGSPKAVQITHRNIYSNAEAMFISAEYDVEKDVMISWLPCFHDMGMIGFLTVPMYFGAELVKITPMDFLRDTLLWAKLIDKYKGTMTAAPNFAYALFAKRLRKQATPGQFDLSTLRFALSGAEPVEPADVEDLIDAGKPFGLNPAAILPAYGMAETVLAVSFSKCGAGLVVDEVDADLLAALRQAVPATKGNTRRLASLGPLLEGIEIRIVDEHGSSLPPRGVGVIQLRGEPVTPGYLTMAGFLPAQDEHGWYDTGDLGYQMEDGHVVVCGRVKDVIIMAGRNIYPTDIERAAGRVEGVRPGCAVAVRLDAGHSRETFAVAVESNAWQDPVEVRRIEHQVAHEVVTEVDMRPRNVVVLGPGSIPKTPSGKLRRANSVALVT; from the coding sequence GTGAGCAGGTTTACCGACAACATGTTCCGTAGTGCCCGGGAGTCGTCCAAGGGCATGGTTACCGGTGAGCCGCACACGCCCGTCCGGCACACCTGGGCCGAGGTCCATGAACGCGCCCGGCGTATCGCTGGCGGGCTGGCTGCGGCCGGCGTCGGCCCGGGCGACGCCGTCGGCGTGCTCGCCGGTGCCCCTGTCGAAATCGCCCCCACCGCCCAGGGTGTATGGATGCGCGCGGCGAGCCTGACCATGCTGCACCAGCCCACCCCCCGTACCGACCTCGCGGTGTGGGCCGAGGACACCATGACCGTCGTCGACATGATCGACGCCAAAGCCGTCATCATCTCCGACCCCTTCATGCCGGCTGCCCCCGTGCTGGAAGAGAAGGGCCTGAAGGTCGTCACGGTCGCTGACCTGCTGGCCGCCGAACCGATCGACCCGGAAGAAGCCGGTGAGGACGATCTGGCGCTGATGCAGTTGACCTCCGGCTCGACCGGGTCGCCGAAGGCCGTGCAGATCACCCACCGCAACATCTATTCCAACGCCGAGGCGATGTTCATCAGCGCTGAGTACGACGTCGAGAAGGACGTCATGATCAGCTGGCTGCCGTGCTTCCACGACATGGGCATGATCGGCTTCCTGACCGTGCCGATGTACTTCGGCGCCGAACTGGTCAAGATCACCCCGATGGACTTCCTGCGGGACACCCTGCTGTGGGCCAAGCTGATCGACAAGTACAAGGGCACCATGACCGCGGCCCCGAACTTTGCCTACGCGCTGTTCGCCAAGCGGCTGCGCAAGCAGGCCACGCCGGGCCAGTTCGACCTGTCCACCCTGCGGTTCGCGCTCTCGGGTGCCGAGCCGGTGGAGCCGGCCGACGTCGAGGACCTGATCGACGCCGGTAAGCCGTTCGGGCTGAACCCGGCCGCTATCCTGCCGGCCTACGGCATGGCCGAAACCGTCTTGGCGGTGTCGTTCTCCAAGTGCGGTGCGGGCCTGGTGGTCGACGAGGTCGACGCCGACCTGCTGGCTGCGCTGCGCCAGGCGGTGCCCGCCACCAAGGGCAACACCCGCCGACTGGCCTCGCTGGGGCCGCTGCTGGAAGGCATCGAGATCCGGATCGTCGACGAGCACGGCAGTTCGTTGCCGCCGCGCGGGGTCGGAGTGATCCAGCTGCGCGGTGAGCCGGTGACCCCGGGCTACCTGACCATGGCAGGCTTCCTGCCGGCGCAGGACGAGCACGGTTGGTATGACACCGGCGACCTGGGCTATCAGATGGAGGACGGCCACGTCGTGGTGTGTGGCCGCGTCAAGGACGTCATCATCATGGCGGGCCGCAACATCTACCCGACCGACATCGAGCGGGCCGCGGGACGCGTCGAGGGCGTCCGCCCGGGCTGCGCGGTCGCGGTGCGCCTGGACGCCGGGCACTCACGTGAGACGTTCGCGGTCGCGGTGGAATCCAATGCCTGGCAGGACCCGGTCGAGGTACGCCGTATCGAGCACCAGGTCGCCCATGAGGTGGTCACCGAGGTCGACATGCGGCCCCGCAACGTCGTGGTGCTCGGGCCGGGCAGTATCCCCAAGACGCCGTCGGGCAAGCTGCGCCGGGCCAACTCCGTCGCGCTGGTCACTTAA
- the pth gene encoding aminoacyl-tRNA hydrolase: protein MLVVGLGNPGPTYARTRHNVGFMVVDLLAERIGSPFKLHKKSGADVATGRLSGRSVVLARPRCYMNESGRQVGPLAKFYSVPTGGVVVIHDDLDLDFGRIRLKQGGGEGGHNGLRSIATVLGSKDFQRVRLGIGRPPGRQDPAAFVLQAFTARERDELPTICEQSADATELLIELGLEPAQNVVHAWG from the coding sequence ATGCTGGTGGTCGGCCTGGGCAACCCGGGCCCGACCTACGCCCGCACCCGGCACAATGTCGGCTTCATGGTCGTCGACCTGCTCGCCGAGCGGATCGGATCGCCGTTCAAGCTGCACAAGAAGTCGGGTGCCGACGTGGCCACCGGGCGCCTGAGCGGGCGCTCGGTGGTGCTGGCCCGGCCACGCTGCTACATGAATGAGTCGGGCCGCCAGGTGGGCCCACTGGCCAAGTTCTATTCAGTGCCCACCGGCGGGGTCGTGGTGATTCACGACGATCTCGACCTGGATTTCGGCCGGATCCGGCTCAAGCAGGGCGGCGGCGAGGGCGGCCACAACGGCCTGCGCTCGATCGCGACCGTGTTGGGCAGCAAGGATTTTCAACGGGTCCGTCTCGGGATCGGCCGGCCACCCGGCCGCCAAGATCCGGCGGCGTTCGTGCTGCAGGCGTTCACTGCCCGGGAGCGCGACGAGCTACCGACGATCTGCGAGCAGTCCGCCGACGCCACCGAGCTGCTGATCGAACTGGGGCTGGAACCGGCCCAGAACGTCGTCCACGCCTGGGGCTAG
- a CDS encoding 50S ribosomal protein L25/general stress protein Ctc, with amino-acid sequence MAKSPTTNQLTVSVRTETGKGASRRARRAGRVPAVLYGHGTEPQHLELPAHDFAAVLRHSGTNAVLTLDIEGKEQLALTKALEIHPIRRTIQHADLLVVRRGEKVTVEVNVVIEGDAAAGTLVTQDATAVEIEAEALSIPEQLTVSIEGAEAGTQFTAGALELPNGVSLVSDPELLLVNVIEAPSAEEPAEAEAAGEEAGAEAAEGAAAESE; translated from the coding sequence ATGGCTAAGAGCCCGACCACCAACCAGCTGACCGTTTCGGTGCGGACCGAGACCGGCAAGGGCGCCTCGCGCCGGGCCCGCCGCGCAGGCCGGGTCCCCGCGGTCCTTTACGGCCACGGCACCGAGCCGCAGCACCTGGAGCTTCCGGCCCACGACTTCGCGGCCGTGCTGCGCCACTCCGGTACCAACGCCGTACTCACCCTCGACATCGAGGGCAAGGAGCAGCTGGCGCTGACCAAGGCACTCGAGATCCACCCGATCCGTCGCACCATCCAGCACGCCGACCTGCTGGTCGTGCGTCGCGGTGAGAAGGTGACTGTCGAGGTCAACGTCGTCATCGAGGGCGACGCCGCGGCCGGCACCCTGGTCACCCAGGACGCCACCGCCGTGGAGATCGAGGCCGAGGCGCTGTCGATTCCCGAGCAGCTGACCGTCTCCATCGAGGGCGCCGAGGCCGGCACCCAGTTCACCGCCGGCGCCCTAGAGCTGCCCAACGGCGTGAGCCTGGTCTCCGACCCCGAACTGCTGCTGGTCAACGTGATCGAGGCCCCGAGCGCCGAGGAGCCGGCCGAGGCCGAGGCTGCGGGCGAGGAAGCCGGCGCGGAGGCCGCCGAGGGCGCGGCCGCCGAGTCCGAGTAA
- a CDS encoding oxidoreductase: MASWSATDLPSFAGRSVIVTGANSGLGAVTARELARVGAAVTLAVRNTAKGQAAAAGMPGDVTVRALDLADLSSVRQFAEETAAVDVLINNAGIMAVPYSKTVDGFESQIGTNHLGHFALTNLLLPKLTDRVVTVSSALHRMGYLSLKDLNWESRRYSAWLAYGQAKLANLLFTSELQRRLVAAGSPLRALAAHPGYSSTNLQGQTGNRIGDLVMRTFGNGLFATSPDFGARQTLYAASQDLSGNTFIGPRFGIVGRSGPVGRSLLAKRGSTAAELWELSAQLTGVQFPL; the protein is encoded by the coding sequence ATGGCCTCCTGGTCCGCCACCGATCTGCCGTCGTTCGCCGGGCGATCCGTCATCGTCACCGGAGCCAACAGCGGTTTGGGGGCGGTGACCGCACGCGAATTGGCCCGGGTCGGCGCCGCCGTGACCCTGGCCGTCCGCAACACCGCCAAGGGCCAGGCCGCCGCGGCGGGGATGCCGGGTGACGTGACGGTTCGCGCCTTGGATCTGGCGGACCTGTCCTCGGTGCGGCAGTTCGCCGAGGAGACCGCGGCCGTCGATGTGCTGATCAACAACGCCGGCATCATGGCGGTGCCCTACAGCAAGACCGTCGACGGTTTTGAGAGCCAGATCGGCACCAACCACCTGGGTCATTTCGCGCTGACCAACCTGCTGTTGCCCAAGCTCACCGACCGGGTGGTGACGGTGTCCTCAGCGCTGCACCGGATGGGCTACCTCAGCCTCAAGGACCTGAACTGGGAGTCCCGGCGGTATTCGGCGTGGTTGGCCTACGGCCAGGCCAAGCTGGCCAATCTGCTGTTCACCAGCGAACTGCAACGCCGGCTCGTGGCCGCGGGTTCACCGCTGCGCGCGCTGGCCGCCCATCCCGGCTATTCGAGCACCAACCTGCAGGGCCAGACCGGCAATCGGATCGGCGACCTGGTGATGCGCACCTTCGGCAACGGCCTGTTCGCCACCAGCCCCGATTTCGGGGCGCGCCAGACTCTCTACGCGGCGTCGCAGGATCTGTCCGGTAATACCTTCATCGGTCCGCGCTTCGGCATTGTCGGTCGCAGCGGGCCGGTGGGCCGCAGTCTGTTGGCCAAGCGCGGCTCCACGGCCGCCGAGCTGTGGGAGCTGTCTGCGCAGCTCACCGGGGTTCAATTTCCGCTCTGA
- a CDS encoding DUF1254 domain-containing protein → MMLAAVSGCGNRESAEPASPVPAQSADQVREIAKQAYVYGFPMVDSYRIQHAYFVDKSGPQYKGDWNQTHSTARVYTPDDTTVQTPNSDTPYTMLGTDLRAEPLILTVPPIEEGRYYSLQFIDAYTSNFAYVGSRTTGNGGGQYLLAGPGWKGDKPEGVDEVIRSDTDFALVIYRTQLFDPADIDNVKKIQAGYTVEPLSAYLKQSAVSAPPVDFIAPLTPDEQKTSPRFFEILSFLLKYAPVVPGEQDLRARFASIGIGPDGTFNADELSAETRDAVQAGMAQAWAELNAFKKDKLDTGQVTSAQLFGTREFLAGNYLYRMAGAVLGIYGNTAQEAIYPVVAVDSDGAPLSGAGGYTLRFAPEALPPVNSFWSLTMYKMPESLLVANPINRYLINSPMLPGLTRDPDGGITVYVQNQSPGAAKESNWLPAPEGPFQMILRLYWPKEEALNGAWAPPKAVKN, encoded by the coding sequence ATGATGCTGGCCGCAGTGAGCGGCTGCGGTAACCGGGAGTCGGCCGAACCCGCCAGCCCGGTGCCGGCCCAGTCGGCCGATCAGGTCCGTGAGATCGCGAAACAGGCCTACGTCTACGGCTTTCCGATGGTGGACTCCTACCGCATTCAGCACGCCTACTTCGTCGACAAGTCGGGTCCGCAGTACAAGGGCGACTGGAACCAGACGCACAGCACTGCAAGGGTTTACACCCCCGATGACACCACCGTGCAGACGCCGAACTCCGACACGCCCTACACGATGCTGGGCACCGATCTGCGGGCCGAGCCGTTGATACTGACAGTGCCGCCGATCGAGGAAGGCCGCTACTACTCGCTGCAGTTCATTGACGCCTACACCTCTAACTTCGCCTACGTCGGCAGCCGCACCACCGGCAATGGCGGCGGCCAGTACCTGCTGGCCGGCCCCGGCTGGAAGGGCGACAAGCCCGAGGGCGTCGACGAGGTGATTCGCTCCGACACCGACTTCGCACTGGTCATCTATCGCACCCAGTTGTTCGACCCGGCCGACATCGACAACGTCAAGAAGATCCAGGCCGGCTACACCGTGGAACCGCTGTCGGCCTACCTCAAGCAGTCCGCGGTGAGCGCCCCGCCGGTGGACTTCATTGCGCCACTGACGCCCGACGAGCAGAAGACCTCACCGAGGTTCTTCGAGATCTTGAGCTTCCTGCTGAAGTACGCGCCTGTCGTGCCCGGGGAGCAGGATCTGCGGGCCCGATTCGCCAGCATCGGCATCGGCCCCGACGGCACCTTCAACGCCGATGAACTCAGCGCCGAAACCCGCGACGCCGTCCAGGCCGGGATGGCGCAGGCCTGGGCGGAACTCAACGCGTTCAAGAAGGACAAGCTGGACACCGGCCAGGTGACGTCGGCGCAACTGTTCGGCACCCGGGAGTTCCTCGCCGGTAACTACCTGTACCGGATGGCCGGTGCGGTGCTCGGGATCTACGGCAACACCGCGCAGGAGGCCATCTATCCGGTGGTGGCCGTGGACTCCGACGGAGCGCCGCTGAGCGGGGCAGGAGGCTACACCCTGCGGTTCGCGCCCGAAGCGCTGCCACCGGTGAACTCGTTCTGGTCGCTGACCATGTACAAGATGCCCGAAAGTCTGTTGGTGGCCAACCCGATCAACCGGTATCTGATCAACTCGCCGATGCTGCCGGGTCTGACCCGCGATCCCGACGGCGGAATCACCGTCTACGTGCAGAACCAATCTCCCGGCGCGGCCAAGGAATCCAACTGGCTGCCCGCACCCGAGGGGCCGTTCCAGATGATCCTGCGGCTGTACTGGCCCAAGGAAGAAGCGCTCAACGGCGCCTGGGCACCGCCGAAGGCGGTGAAGAACTAG
- a CDS encoding heme-binding protein: MSLVRLSSLSLTGFGVIAVTTGLLTPAVALADPQPGCTAADMANVATGVAASTSGYLYAHPDVNDFYTGLHNRPDDEVPEAVRSFFADNPQAHSDLLGLRQPLADFRARCGLPQPERPLLDQ, from the coding sequence ATGTCGCTCGTTCGCCTGTCATCGCTGAGCCTGACCGGTTTCGGCGTAATCGCCGTCACGACCGGCCTGCTGACGCCGGCCGTGGCGTTGGCCGACCCGCAGCCCGGCTGCACCGCCGCCGACATGGCCAACGTGGCCACCGGCGTCGCCGCCTCGACGTCGGGTTACCTCTACGCGCATCCCGACGTCAACGACTTCTACACCGGGTTGCACAACCGGCCCGATGACGAGGTGCCCGAGGCGGTTCGCAGCTTCTTCGCCGACAACCCGCAGGCCCACTCCGACCTGCTGGGGCTGCGCCAGCCGCTGGCCGACTTCCGCGCCCGCTGCGGATTGCCCCAGCCCGAGCGCCCGCTGCTGGACCAGTGA